Sequence from the Corallococcus sp. EGB genome:
AAGATGACGCTGCCGAAAAAGTGCGCGTCATTGAGCGGCGAATACGCCCCGTTGATGGCCTTCACCGTGTTGCGGGGACACGTATAGGAGAACGGGGTGGAGCCGCTCGTCCCGCCGTTGAGGTTCACGGTCTGGACGTTGGTGTTGCTCATGGTGCACGTGGTGCCTGACTGCGCCACGTCCAGATAGCCGTAGTTCGTGCCGTACTCGTACTGGCCTGTCTTGGCATTGCCGCCAGGGCCCGTGCCGATGAGCACGTGCTGCAGATTCTCCCACTGCTTGAGCACCCGGCCCCCTTCCGCATCCACGATGACCATGGGACGCGTGGGCGCCCCGCCACCGGCGAGGTCCGCGAAGTAGCTGACGACGTAGGCCTTGTGCGCGCGGCCGTCATCGTCGACGTAGATCATCAGCTCGGACCGCTCGTTCTCGACGAGCATGGCGCGCACGCGGTTGCCCAGGCTCGCGCTCTTGGCGATGTCCAGCGCCTCCGCGGCGGACAGCCGGGGGGTCCCCTCCTGGATGTCCCGCTCCAGGCCGGTGACCTTGCGCCCGAACAGCGCGCGCAGCTCTCCGTTGGCGTCCTCGTTGACGATGACGTGCTCACCGAAGATGGGCAGGCCGCGGAAGGTCTGCTGATAGCGGTGGTTGCGCACGCCGTGGTCGCTGACGCTGTCGAGCAGGGTCAGCCCCGAGCCCGCCTCCAGCCCGAGCGCCTGCGCGTGGCGGACCGGCTCGCGGATGACGCTGTTGGGCGGGGCGAAGGCGGCGCTCCGCAGGCGGATCGCGCCCAGGTCCTGCTGCTGCAGGTCGACCCGGCTCGCCGCGGAGGCGGAGCCCGCGGCCAGCAGCGACGTCAGGGCCACGGCGAGAGTGGGCTTCTGGCGAAGGAATTTCACGTCGGACGCTCCTGGAGCGCGGGGTCACGACCGCTACGGGATGCAGCGCGCGATAGCCGTTCTCCAAGAACAACCATAAAAAACAGAAATACCGACAGTCAATATCCAACCAACACCCACAGTGCGTATCTTCCAGGGTAGCCACCCCCGTGCATGCGGCGTTCGCGTATGACACGTTTGTCACGTCGAGGACGTCTCCATACGGTCCGTGAGCCGCGCTTCCCCCTGAAGGTGTGTGGCATTGGCCTTGCGCCGGCTCGCCCTCAGGGCGCTTCATCCCGCGTCTTGATGAAGTCGATGAACGCCCGCAGCGGGGCGGGCACGAGGCGCCGCCCGGGGTAGTAGAGGAAGGGCCCCGGGAAGGGTTGCCACCAGGGTTCGAGGACCGGCACCAGGGCGCCGCTGTCAAGAGAGGGGCGCAGCCAATCCTCGAAGAGGTGCACGATGCCCGTGCCCGCGAGCGCGGCGTCGACGGCGAGGTCCGTCCCCCCACCCGCCCGCACGATGAGCGGTCCCGAGGGCTCGACCGTCACCACCTCGCCGTCGCGCTCGAACTCCCAGAGCGTCATCGCGCCGCTCGCGAAGCGGCCGCGCAGGCAGGCATGGCGCAGCAGGTCCCGAGGATGTTCCGGCCGCCCATGGCGCGCCAGGTATGCCGGGGCCGCGGCCGTGGCGTGGCGCTGGACGCGGGGCCCGATGGGCACCGCGATCATGTCCTGCTCGAGCCGCTCGTCGTAGCGGATGCCTGCGTCGCATCCGGCCGCGATGATGTCCACGAAGCTGTCCTCGGTGATGACCTCCAGGCGGATGTCGGGATAGGCGGCGAGGAACGGCGGGACGATGCGCGGCAGCACCAGCCGCGACGCGCTGATGGGCACGTTGAGGCGCAGCACGCCGGCGGGCCGGTTGCGAAAGCCGTTCACCACGTCGAGCGCGGCCTCCATCTCCGTCAGCGCGGGCGCCAGGCGCTCCAGCAGGCCCTCCCCGGCTTCGGTGGGGACGACGCTGCGTGTCGTACGGTTGAGCAGGCGGACGCCCAGCCGCTCCTCCAGCCGGCGGACCGCGTCGCTCAGCGAGGACGCGCTGCTCCCGCTCAGGCGCGCCCCCTCGCGAAAGCTCCGGGCCCGCGCCACCACCACGAAGGCGTTCAAATCACCCAGGTCGACCTTCACTGTTCGCCGCTCCGCACAACCTGTACGGGTCGTGCCCCGTTATCCCGAGAGTCCAAGGTGGCTATTCATGCCCCATCTCAAAAGGAGATGAGCATGCCCGGTATCGATTCCTCCAGCACCTTCCCCCTCGGGGGCCGCCCCGTGAAGCGCCTTGGCTATGGGGCCATGCAGCTCGCGGGGCCTGGCGTCTTTGGCCCACCGAAGGACCCGGACGCCGCTCGGGCCGTGTTGCGCGAGGTCGTGGCCCGTGGGGTCAACCACATCGACACGAGTGACTTCTACGGCCCGCACGTCACCAACCAGCTCATTCGCGAGGCGCTCGCGCCGTACCCTGACGGCCTCGTCATCGTCACCAAGATTGGCGCACGGCGCGGCAACGACGGTTCGTGGCTCCCGGCCTTCTCGCGGGAGGAGCTGACACAGGCCGTGCACGACAACCTGCGCAACCTGGGGCTCGACGTTTTGGACGTGGTCAACCTGCGCTTCATGTTCGACACGCACGGTCCCGCCGAAGGCCCCATCGAAGAGGCCCTCACCGTCCTCGCCGACCTCCAGCGCAAGGGCCTGGTGCGCCACATCGGGCTGAGCAACGTCACCGCGAGGCAGGTCGCGGAGGGGCGGCGCATCGCGGACATCGTCTGCGTGCAGAACCACTACAACCTGGCGCACCGCGATGACGACGCGCTCATCGATTCGCTCGCGAAGGATGGGATCGCCTACGTGCCGTTCTTCCCGCTGGGAGGCTTCAGCCCGTTGCAGTCCTCCACCCTGTCCTCCGTCGCGGCCCGCCTCGGCGCGACGCCCATGCAGACCGCCCTCGCGTGGCTGCTGCACCGCTCGCCCAACGTGCTCCTCATCCCCGGCACGTCGTCCGTCGGGCACCTGCGGGAGAACCTTGCCGCGGGCGAGCTCAAGCTGCCGGAGGACGCGCTCCAGGAGCTGGACTCGGTGGCGAGCGCCCGCCCCGCTTGATTACCTCTCAATCACAAGACAACCCAGACCCGACCCGCTGAGCGCTCACCCGCCGTCGCGCAGCCGCTTCAGCAGCTCCGCGACGACGGGCCGCACGGGCGCCTGGGTGCGCTGCACGGCATGAACCGTGTTGGTGAGCGCGGGCTTGCCCCAGCTCACCACGCCCAGGCCCCGTCCCCTCGGGATGCAGAAGCCGGGGACGACGGCCACGCCTCGTCCCTGCTCCACCCAGTCCAGCACCTCTTCCAGCTCCTCGAAGTGCGCGGTGCTGTACCAGTGGGGATGGCGCCGGCCGAAGTGGTGTCCGAGCCACCGGCCCACCACGTAGTCCCCCTCGTCATAGGTCACCATGGGCACATCCTTGAAGTGCTCCTGCACGCGCAGGCGCCGGGCCCAGGTCCTGCCCGCGACGAGCACGAGCTCCTCTTCATGGACAGGCGTCAGCGTGAGCCGCGGGTGCACCGTGCTCCGGAAGGAGAAGCCCACGTCCACCTGTCCCTCCAGCACCTGGCGAAAGACCTCCTCCGCCGGTGGATAGCGCAGCGTCAGCGCCCGGTGCAGCGACTCCGACTCCCGCAGCAGCGGGAAGAGCACATAGCGGCCAAAGCCAGACACCGCGGCGATCTCCAGCGGGCGATCCTCCTCATCCCCCTGCAACACCGCCTGCACGTCCCGGGCGAAGCCACCGAGAAAGCGGAAGAGCCGGTCCGCCAGGGGCGTGGGCACGAGCCGCGCGGACCGCCGCTCGAACAGGGGCGCGCCGAGCGTCTCCTCCAGCCTGCGCAGCTGGTAGCTCACCGTGGGCTGGGTGCGATGCAGTCGCGCGGAGGCCTCCGTCACACTCCGGGATTCGTAGACGGTCACGAACGTGCGCAGGAAGGGGAGGTCGGGGAAGTCCATCGAGGCTTTCTATGGACTCGAGGCGCCACTATCAATTGGCGTCCACGCGTCCAAACGCGCACCTTGCCAGCATGCCAAAGACACTCCCGCTGGTGACGCTCGCGCTGCTCACGGCCTGTGCGCCGACCCGTCCCGTTCCGGCGCCAGCCCCGATGGCGCGCCTGCATGCATCTCCCGAAGAGGCCGTGCAGGCGTACTTCCAGGCCTCCGACACCGGCTCCAGCCGGTTGCTGCGGTCCGCGTTCCATCCGGACGTGCGCATGCATTGGGTGGACGGGACCGACGGCGTGCTGCGGACGCGGACGCAGCTGGAGTGGTGGCAGCTGTTGGACGCCAGCGCCCGGGCACCCCAGCCCGCGACCGAACGAGGATTGTCGGTGCTCGACCGCGAGGGCCCCTTCGCGTTGATGGAGGCGGTCTCCCACTGGCCGGACCACACGTTCGACGACCTGCTGCTCGTCGTGGAGACACCGGCGGGCTGGCG
This genomic interval carries:
- a CDS encoding LysR family transcriptional regulator, with the protein product MKVDLGDLNAFVVVARARSFREGARLSGSSASSLSDAVRRLEERLGVRLLNRTTRSVVPTEAGEGLLERLAPALTEMEAALDVVNGFRNRPAGVLRLNVPISASRLVLPRIVPPFLAAYPDIRLEVITEDSFVDIIAAGCDAGIRYDERLEQDMIAVPIGPRVQRHATAAAPAYLARHGRPEHPRDLLRHACLRGRFASGAMTLWEFERDGEVVTVEPSGPLIVRAGGGTDLAVDAALAGTGIVHLFEDWLRPSLDSGALVPVLEPWWQPFPGPFLYYPGRRLVPAPLRAFIDFIKTRDEAP
- a CDS encoding aldo/keto reductase family oxidoreductase, whose product is MPGIDSSSTFPLGGRPVKRLGYGAMQLAGPGVFGPPKDPDAARAVLREVVARGVNHIDTSDFYGPHVTNQLIREALAPYPDGLVIVTKIGARRGNDGSWLPAFSREELTQAVHDNLRNLGLDVLDVVNLRFMFDTHGPAEGPIEEALTVLADLQRKGLVRHIGLSNVTARQVAEGRRIADIVCVQNHYNLAHRDDDALIDSLAKDGIAYVPFFPLGGFSPLQSSTLSSVAARLGATPMQTALAWLLHRSPNVLLIPGTSSVGHLRENLAAGELKLPEDALQELDSVASARPA
- a CDS encoding LysR family transcriptional regulator, whose amino-acid sequence is MDFPDLPFLRTFVTVYESRSVTEASARLHRTQPTVSYQLRRLEETLGAPLFERRSARLVPTPLADRLFRFLGGFARDVQAVLQGDEEDRPLEIAAVSGFGRYVLFPLLRESESLHRALTLRYPPAEEVFRQVLEGQVDVGFSFRSTVHPRLTLTPVHEEELVLVAGRTWARRLRVQEHFKDVPMVTYDEGDYVVGRWLGHHFGRRHPHWYSTAHFEELEEVLDWVEQGRGVAVVPGFCIPRGRGLGVVSWGKPALTNTVHAVQRTQAPVRPVVAELLKRLRDGG